The genomic window GTATAAAAGTTATTGGTGAGGTTGAGCTTGCATACCTCTTAAAATCTCCTGAAGTTCAAATGTATGCTGTAACTGGTACTAATGGAAAAACAACAACAACTGCTTTATTACAAAATATGTTTGAAATAAATGGTGATAACTCAGTAGCAGGTGGTAATATAGGAGTGCCTCTGGTTAAGCTTGTAGATACTTTTGAAAAAGGTATTATTTCTGTTGAAGTATCTAGTTTTCAACTTGAGAGCATAGAACAGTTTCAACCCCATATATGTGGAATTCTTAATATTACTCCCGATCATCTAGATCGTCATAAAACTATGCAAAATTATATAGACGCAAAAGCAAAAATTTTTAAAAACCAAAATTCTTCGAATTATACGATATTAAATTATGAGGATGAAACCGTTAAAGAGTTTAAAAAAATAACTAATGGAAAAGCAGTTTTGTTTTCAACGAACAGAGTTCTAAATGAAGGGGTATTTATTGAAAATGATACTATAATATCTAACTTATTTAATAAATATATAGAAATATGTAATGTAGATGATGTTAAATTACTTGGAAAACATAATTTAGAGAATGCTTTGTGTGCTGTAGCAATGGGATTAGTTGCAGGTTTAAATAAAGAAGTTATACATAAGGCATTGACCACGTTTGATGGAGTAAGTCATAGACTAGAAAAAGTAGCTATAGATAATGATGTTTTATACATTAATGACTCAAAAGCAACTAATCCGGAGTCTACTATTAAGGCTATAGAGTCATTTAAACAACCTGTAATTTTAATTGCAGGAGGAAGAGCTAAAGGAGCTGACTTTTCTGGGTTAGCAGAATTAGTTGCTAACAAAGTAAAGTGTTTAGTGTTAATAGGAGAAGCTAAAGATTCACTAAAAAGAGCAGTAATTGATATTGGATTTACGAATATATATGAAACAGATGATTTTTATGATGCAGTAGAAATCTCAAAAAATCAAGCAGACAAAGGAGATGTAGTATTGTTATCACCTGCTTGTGCAAGTTGGGATATGTTTAAAAGTTATGAAGAGCGTGGAAACTTGTTTTGTCAAATAGTAAATAAACTTATTAATGATAAAAAATTAGATAAATCTATTTAGCAAATTACGACAACAATTAAACTCTGTTGAAGTGTTAAATACTAATTTTATACAAAACATTTCTCTACTTTGAGGAGGAATCACTGAGTGAGGGTAAAAAAAGGACCACCCGATTTTATTCTTTTTATGACTACTCTTTTATTAATAGGAATAGGTCTTATAATGGTTTTTAGTTCTAGTGCAGTTACTGCTAGTATACGATATGATGATGCCTATTTCTTTTTTAAAAGACAGCTTGCTTGGGCAACTGTTGGCGTTATAGCAATGATTGTAATAATGAAAATTAATTATATGAGATTAAAAGATTTTGCTATTCCATTAATGATTATTTCTGTTGTTTGCCTTATATTAGTAATTACACCTGTTGGTATTGAATCAAAAGGAGCTAGTAGATGGTTGGGAGTAGGACCATTTAGCTTTACACCTTCAGAATTGGCAAAGTTAGGAATGGTTATGTTTTTAGCAAAAAGTCTTACAATGAACTTAGACAATATGCAGTCTTTTAAAATTGGTGTTTTACCATATCTTGTTGTTTTAGCTGGGGTATGTGGTCTCATTATGGCTCAACCCGATTTGGGAACATCAGTAGCCATCGCTGGAACAACCTTTTTTATGCTTATGATTGCTGGAGCAAAATTTTCCCACCTTAGTTTACTTGCTGCTTCAGGCTTAGCTGCGGTTGGTGCTGCAATTGCGGTTGCGCCTTATAGAATGGAAAGAATTATTGCATTTGTAGACCCATGGAAATATGCTAGTGATGAAGGTTTTCAAACAGTTCAATCATTGTATGCCCTTGGTTCAGGAGGGTTATTTGGTATGGGTCTAGGGATGAGTAGACAAAAGTTTTTTTACCTACCTGAGCAGCACACCGATTTTATTTATGCTATTCTTGGAGAAGAATTAGGTTTTATAGGAGCAGCACTAATTATAGCACTATTTTTACTATTTGCTTGGAGAGGATTTAAAATAGCGATTAATGCTCCTGATAACTTCGGCAGTTTGCTTGCTGGAGGTATTACCATTATGATAACTTTACAAGCTGCTATTAACATAGGTGTTGTATCTGGGTTTTTACCTGTTACTGGAATTACCTTACCCTTTTTAAGTTATGGAGGAACATCATTGTTGTTTACCATGATAGGGGTAGGTCTTATTTTAAATGTATCACGTTATAGTACATATAGGTGAGGTGTATTAAAAATGAGGTTAATAATTACTGGAGGAGGTACGGGGGGTCATATATATCCTGCAATTGCAATTGCAAATGAGATAAAAGAGAGGATTCCTACAGCTGAAATATTATTTGTAGGTACAGAACAGGGCTTAGAAAATAAAATTATTCCGGAAGCAGGATATGACTTAAAAACTATTAATATAACTGGCATTGATAGAACATCCTTAATGAAGGCTGGAAAATCATTACTAAAGGTTCCTGTTAGTTTTTGGCAGGCAAAAAAAATCATAAATAAATTTAAACCGGAAATTGTAATTGGTACTGGCGGTTATGTATCTTATCCAGTTGTATTAGCCGGTACTTTTTTTGCTAATAAAACAGTTATACATGAACAAAATGCTATACCTGGATTAGCTAATCGGAACCTTGCTTCACGAGTTGATTATACTCTGCTTACCTTTGAGGAGGCAGCTAGTTATTTAAAGGCCAAACAGTTGATTGTAACTGGATTACCGGTACGCAAAGAAATATTAAAAGCTGATATTCATAAAGCTCGTAAAAAATTAGATTTAGCTAATAAATTCACTTTATTAGCTTTTGGTGGAAGTCGTGGTGCTATGTCTATTAACCAGTCAATGTTATATATAAATGAAAAGTATAAAAACGAAAACATGCAAATTTTGTGGATAACTGGTGAGGAAAATTATGATACAGTCATAAATAACTTGAAGCAAACTATGGATACAAAAAATACTATTTCAAAAATTGATATAAGGCCTTATATGCATAATATAGAAGACGCATTTGCTGCATCTGATTTAGTTGTATGTCGTGCGGGAGCAAGTACTTTGAGCGAATTAGCTGTTATAGGATTACCAGCTATATTAGTTCCATATCCATATGCAGCAGAAAACCATCAAGAAAAAAATGCTCGGGCATTAGTAGAAAAAAATGCTGCAGAAATGGTTATTGATGAGTTTTTAGATGGGGATACTCTATATAAAAAGATAGAAGAAATTAGAAATAATAAGAATAAACTAGAACAAATGAAGAAAAATATTTTAACAGAAGCAAAACCTAATGCATTAAAAGAAATTGTAGATATTATCTTAAAATGATAATATTGATTCTGCTGCAAAAAGTAACTACAAAAAACATAAGGCTGAGCAAACATGTTTATCTAAGTCCTTAAGTAGCAAGGCGTGGTGAATGATCACGGCTAAGTAAAATAAAAAAATAAACTTAGATAATAAGTGCTAAGCTAAAATGGAGGTAAAGACCGATGAGCGTGATAAACATGTCTGCTCAGCTGAATTCCATAGTCTAAGTTTAGCTTTTTTTAAAGCTAAAGTAAGACAAGCCTTATT from Candidatus Syntrophocurvum alkaliphilum includes these protein-coding regions:
- the murD gene encoding UDP-N-acetylmuramoyl-L-alanine--D-glutamate ligase, translated to MNFDNKNILVLGLARSGLAAIYTLHKRGANITACDIRDKEQLTNVISELKFLNIEIFVGGYPEITKEQYDVMVVSPGVPLDIEPVQNAINEGIKVIGEVELAYLLKSPEVQMYAVTGTNGKTTTTALLQNMFEINGDNSVAGGNIGVPLVKLVDTFEKGIISVEVSSFQLESIEQFQPHICGILNITPDHLDRHKTMQNYIDAKAKIFKNQNSSNYTILNYEDETVKEFKKITNGKAVLFSTNRVLNEGVFIENDTIISNLFNKYIEICNVDDVKLLGKHNLENALCAVAMGLVAGLNKEVIHKALTTFDGVSHRLEKVAIDNDVLYINDSKATNPESTIKAIESFKQPVILIAGGRAKGADFSGLAELVANKVKCLVLIGEAKDSLKRAVIDIGFTNIYETDDFYDAVEISKNQADKGDVVLLSPACASWDMFKSYEERGNLFCQIVNKLINDKKLDKSI
- the spoVE gene encoding stage V sporulation protein E encodes the protein MRVKKGPPDFILFMTTLLLIGIGLIMVFSSSAVTASIRYDDAYFFFKRQLAWATVGVIAMIVIMKINYMRLKDFAIPLMIISVVCLILVITPVGIESKGASRWLGVGPFSFTPSELAKLGMVMFLAKSLTMNLDNMQSFKIGVLPYLVVLAGVCGLIMAQPDLGTSVAIAGTTFFMLMIAGAKFSHLSLLAASGLAAVGAAIAVAPYRMERIIAFVDPWKYASDEGFQTVQSLYALGSGGLFGMGLGMSRQKFFYLPEQHTDFIYAILGEELGFIGAALIIALFLLFAWRGFKIAINAPDNFGSLLAGGITIMITLQAAINIGVVSGFLPVTGITLPFLSYGGTSLLFTMIGVGLILNVSRYSTYR
- the murG gene encoding undecaprenyldiphospho-muramoylpentapeptide beta-N-acetylglucosaminyltransferase; this encodes MRLIITGGGTGGHIYPAIAIANEIKERIPTAEILFVGTEQGLENKIIPEAGYDLKTINITGIDRTSLMKAGKSLLKVPVSFWQAKKIINKFKPEIVIGTGGYVSYPVVLAGTFFANKTVIHEQNAIPGLANRNLASRVDYTLLTFEEAASYLKAKQLIVTGLPVRKEILKADIHKARKKLDLANKFTLLAFGGSRGAMSINQSMLYINEKYKNENMQILWITGEENYDTVINNLKQTMDTKNTISKIDIRPYMHNIEDAFAASDLVVCRAGASTLSELAVIGLPAILVPYPYAAENHQEKNARALVEKNAAEMVIDEFLDGDTLYKKIEEIRNNKNKLEQMKKNILTEAKPNALKEIVDIILK